Proteins found in one Cobetia sp. L2A1 genomic segment:
- a CDS encoding LysE/ArgO family amino acid transporter: protein MWLSFFNGAGVGAGLIIAIGAQNAFVLGQGLKREHQWWVASICALCDWLLIVVGVLGLGTLIQQSPLLMSAARWGGVAFLLWQASKAIGRMRTGGRLTVSSGLKASLGKVVATTFAITLLNPQVYLDTLVMLGAIGAQQPSPSGFIIGASLASMAWFFGLVAGAGWLAPRLTSRRAWQVIEAFIATILLWVAWQLGSGAWLHG from the coding sequence ATGTGGTTGTCATTTTTCAATGGGGCTGGCGTCGGTGCGGGATTGATTATTGCCATCGGTGCTCAGAATGCCTTTGTACTAGGCCAGGGTCTCAAGCGTGAGCACCAGTGGTGGGTCGCAAGTATCTGTGCGTTGTGTGATTGGCTGTTGATCGTGGTGGGTGTACTGGGGTTGGGCACACTCATTCAACAGTCCCCGCTACTGATGAGTGCGGCACGCTGGGGTGGGGTCGCCTTCCTGCTGTGGCAGGCGAGCAAGGCGATAGGGCGCATGCGCACCGGTGGCCGGCTAACGGTGAGCAGTGGGCTCAAGGCAAGCCTGGGCAAGGTGGTCGCGACAACGTTTGCCATCACGTTGCTCAACCCTCAAGTCTATCTGGATACGCTGGTGATGCTCGGAGCTATCGGGGCGCAGCAGCCCTCGCCCAGTGGTTTCATTATCGGGGCTAGTCTGGCGTCGATGGCTTGGTTCTTTGGTCTGGTTGCCGGCGCTGGATGGTTAGCGCCGCGCCTTACCAGTCGACGTGCCTGGCAGGTCATCGAGGCCTTCATTGCGACGATTCTACTGTGGGTCGCTTGGCAGCTGGGAAGCGGTGCCTGGTTACACGGCTGA
- a CDS encoding LysR family transcriptional regulator ArgP has protein sequence MLDYKLLEALAAVIDQAGFERGARALGLTQSAVSQRIKLLEARLGQPVLVRTPRLGPTPLGRRLLNHVQQVRLLEHDLLDQIPALGESEQRLRIAINADSLATWWPEITGRFCQERDLLLDMLVEDQEVALKRMRDGEVAGCICATPRPVQGARSHPLGSMRYRALASPDFVRRYLMPEKVPSPDSKTTSRQESKTLSQQENTALEIPESLSHEALRRMPAIVFGRDDRLQHRLLSSMGFDEPFPHHLCPSSEGFVRLASSGMGYGMIPEQQARYLLESGALIDIAPNHALEVPLYWHHWRHGGQTLERLTDHLLRHCQSLLLPMPEQDPPRPGTL, from the coding sequence ATGCTCGATTACAAACTGCTGGAAGCACTGGCGGCAGTCATCGACCAGGCTGGGTTTGAACGTGGCGCACGCGCGCTCGGGTTGACCCAATCGGCGGTCTCGCAACGCATCAAGCTTCTGGAAGCACGACTGGGGCAACCAGTGTTGGTGCGCACTCCCCGCCTAGGGCCGACACCACTAGGGCGACGACTGTTGAATCATGTTCAGCAGGTTCGTCTGCTGGAGCACGATCTCCTCGATCAGATCCCCGCGCTTGGCGAGAGCGAGCAACGCCTGCGCATCGCCATCAACGCAGATTCGCTGGCCACCTGGTGGCCAGAAATCACCGGTAGATTCTGTCAGGAGCGCGATCTTCTGCTGGATATGCTGGTGGAGGATCAGGAGGTCGCGCTCAAGCGCATGCGCGATGGCGAAGTCGCCGGTTGTATTTGCGCCACCCCGCGTCCTGTTCAGGGCGCACGCTCCCATCCACTCGGCAGCATGCGTTATCGCGCACTGGCCAGTCCGGATTTCGTACGGCGATACCTGATGCCCGAGAAGGTGCCATCTCCAGACAGCAAGACAACGAGTAGACAGGAGAGCAAGACGCTCTCTCAGCAAGAAAACACTGCACTTGAGATACCCGAAAGCTTGTCCCACGAAGCACTGCGCCGCATGCCGGCCATCGTTTTCGGCCGTGATGACAGGCTGCAACATCGCCTGCTCTCCAGCATGGGCTTTGACGAGCCCTTCCCCCATCATCTGTGTCCGTCATCAGAAGGCTTCGTACGCTTGGCATCAAGCGGTATGGGATACGGCATGATTCCCGAGCAACAGGCCCGTTATCTGCTGGAGAGCGGCGCGCTGATCGACATTGCGCCGAATCATGCGCTCGAGGTTCCGCTTTATTGGCATCACTGGCGACATGGTGGCCAAACGCTGGAACGGTTGACCGATCACCTTCTGCGCCACTGCCAGTCATTGCTACTGCCTATGCCGGAGCAAGACCCACCCCGCCCCGGCACACTCTAG
- the argE gene encoding acetylornithine deacetylase produces MTAASVAPAFQMPRQADFSDWPDSHCWLSHLVSFNTVSRESNLALIHCLRDALEVAGVSAEVIHNDGGDKANLLAVIGPEVEGGVVLSGHTDVVPVEGQAWDSDPFTLRESDGRLYGRGSADMKGFIACCMAAVPALVGAQHEGKLMKPVIFAFSYDEEIGCLGAPRMIARLRDRLPRPAAVLVGEPTMMAIVDAHKGITDLRTTVTGKPSHSSQVYQGVSAIHLAARMVTFIEDRMQARIDCGHLDERFDVPHASLHVGRIEGGTAVNITAGECIFDWELRHLPGEDVEAMLAEIDGYAERLVAPYRERAPQVGIHSERTVETVPSLGHGDRDPAIRLCQRLLGDTRTSEAVTYTTEAGQFQSEGWPTVVCGPGSIGVAHQANEYIELTQLAACDRFLAQLVREQQAG; encoded by the coding sequence ATGACAGCAGCCAGTGTAGCGCCAGCGTTTCAGATGCCGCGTCAGGCCGATTTTTCCGACTGGCCTGATAGCCATTGCTGGCTTTCGCACCTCGTAAGCTTCAATACCGTGTCACGCGAGTCGAACCTGGCGCTGATCCATTGCCTGCGTGATGCACTGGAAGTGGCCGGTGTGAGTGCGGAAGTCATTCACAACGACGGCGGCGATAAGGCCAACCTGCTGGCGGTGATTGGACCTGAGGTCGAGGGCGGCGTGGTGCTCTCTGGACATACGGATGTGGTGCCGGTGGAAGGACAGGCCTGGGACAGTGACCCGTTCACGCTGCGCGAGTCCGATGGCCGACTGTATGGGCGTGGCTCTGCTGACATGAAGGGCTTCATTGCCTGCTGCATGGCAGCGGTGCCAGCGTTGGTCGGCGCTCAGCATGAAGGCAAGCTGATGAAACCTGTCATCTTCGCTTTTTCCTACGATGAAGAAATCGGCTGTCTGGGCGCGCCGCGCATGATCGCTCGCCTGCGTGATCGCCTGCCGCGCCCGGCGGCGGTGCTGGTCGGTGAGCCGACCATGATGGCAATCGTCGACGCCCATAAGGGCATCACGGATTTGCGTACCACGGTGACGGGCAAGCCGTCGCATTCCAGTCAGGTCTATCAGGGCGTCAGCGCGATTCATCTGGCGGCGCGCATGGTGACTTTCATCGAAGACCGCATGCAGGCGCGTATCGATTGCGGGCATCTTGACGAGCGCTTCGATGTACCGCATGCCAGCTTGCATGTCGGGCGTATCGAAGGGGGGACGGCGGTCAATATCACGGCGGGCGAGTGTATCTTCGACTGGGAGTTACGCCATCTGCCGGGAGAGGATGTCGAGGCGATGCTGGCGGAGATCGACGGCTATGCTGAGCGGCTGGTAGCGCCGTATCGTGAGCGAGCGCCGCAGGTAGGGATCCACAGTGAGCGCACGGTCGAGACAGTGCCATCGCTTGGCCATGGTGATCGTGACCCCGCCATTCGCCTCTGTCAGCGATTGCTGGGCGATACGCGTACCAGTGAAGCGGTGACCTACACCACGGAAGCGGGCCAGTTTCAAAGCGAAGGCTGGCCGACGGTGGTCTGTGGGCCGGGCTCGATTGGTGTCGCCCACCAGGCTAACGAGTATATCGAGCTGACGCAGCTGGCGGCCTGTGATCGCTTCCTCGCACAGCTCGTGCGCGAGCAGCAGGCCGGTTGA